In Raphanus sativus cultivar WK10039 chromosome 5, ASM80110v3, whole genome shotgun sequence, the following proteins share a genomic window:
- the LOC108837077 gene encoding uncharacterized protein LOC108837077, with protein MPEGKLRSGVYRSFIMCDDPRGVVERGAIKKQSKTRNNSSICSGTNQRFDHPSKSKERSEAAPRKSTEDPPPSSSLQLLRVSKGIQKLNVAIDSYSKGSRHEAVRPEDIAKGLLRGALDLEESLAMLSSIQEADVKQKGRVTKDGRRDLRFQRSMSDRFGERFEKRMMVQENVASKDCYDELRNVIRESFHRQNLLPQATTTETKKTRVVRSGFVSSSGAASSSTSSSQSSMVSGSTKSSASSDVPRRAPSLIARLMGLDASPQQPNNVTPVIVNVSPERQEKPKRKKKESSPETLRCNSTRKGVLQSLPEEIPSENHSSIVLIRPVNGGGVQTKTDEKPGNKRPVLPKKPRMQGEVHPRMINQKKDNQAKGGSSNTMKLPSSPTKKDKVVRKVEENEGKVMKLLSPSNVKAVTGQGKPKETIKKFYVKKQDISEGKDRGLRSPVNHGTHKKSNGSSDMSRNKNQRSRLSCDEQKSNSRLKKPGDASKRSPKKKIQQRDNNSSSSQDASGSVNQLSAEETTSSELHIQGHCDSGEVPSCAPTIQQETSLRSFLSNSSDFISYAENLFDFNTNTNRSQEKTCQDRDSNVISDQRLALDFAKEVARRRSLLLITEPTCLLRSSLHIDELLMEVCDGFDSLRSYRDTFLNQSSFVKESIHMVLEKDLFSKKKEMTSGVWDLGWRSEFQIDETHQAVVDLEKLILSGLIQEIFS; from the exons ATGCCTGAAGGGAAATTAAGATCAGGAGTTTACAGATCATTCATAATGTGTGATGATCCAAGAGGAGTTGTTGAACGTGGAGCAATCAAGAAACAGAGCAAGACCCGTAATAATAGCAGCATATGCAGTGGTACTAACCAAAGATTTGACCATCCTTCCAAGTCCAAAGAGAGATCCGAAGCGGCGCCTAGGAAGAGCACAGAGGATCCTCCTCCTTCTTCATCATTGCAGCTCTTGAGAGTATCCAAAGGGATTCAGAAACTAAACGTTGCGATTGATTCATATTCCAAAGGGTCGAGGCACGAGGCTGTGAGGCCTGAGGATATAGCCAAAGGATTGTTGAGAGGAGCACTTGATTTGGAAGAGTCTTTAGCTATGCTTAGTAGTATTCAAGAAGCTGATGTCAAGCAGAAAGGGAGGGTTACTAAAGATGGAAGGCGCGATTTGCGGTTTCAGAGATCGATGTCTGATAGATTCGGAGAGAGGTTTGAGAAAAGGATGATGGTTCAAGAGAACGTAGCATCAAAAGATTGTTATGATGAGCTAAGAAACGTGATTAGGGAAAGCTTTCACAGGCAGAATCTTCTTCCACAAGCAACTACTACGGAGACTAAGAAGACTAGGGTTGTTAGAAGTGGTTTTGTTTCCTCTTCTGGAGCTGCGTCTTCATCAACGAGCTCAAGCCAATCTTCTATGGTTTCAGGCTCTACAAAATCCTCTGCGTCGTCTGATGTTCCAAGGAGAGCTCCAAGTTTGATTGCTAGGCTTATGGGTCTTGATGCATCGCCTCAACAACCGAACAATGTCACACCAGTTATTGTAAATGTCTCACCAGAAAGACAAGAGAAgccgaagaggaagaagaaagagagtaGTCCTGAAACTTTGAGATGCAACTCTACAAGAAAAGGTGTTTTACAATCTTTGCCTGAAGAGATTCCGAGTGAGAACCACTCAAGTATAGTACTCATCAGACCTGTGAATGGTGGTGGTGTACAAACGAAAACAGACGAAAAACCGGGAAACAAAAGACCGGTTTTACCCAAGAAACCGAGAATGCAAGGTGAGGTTCATCCAAGAATGATCAACCAGAAAAAAGATAATCAAGCCAAGGGAGGCAGCAGCAACACAATGAAGTTACCATCAAGTCCGACTAAGAAAGACAAAGTGGTACGGAAAGTAGAAGAGAATGAAGGTAAGGTGATGAAGCTATTGTCACCGAGCAATGTCAAAGCTGTAACAGGACAAGGAAAACCGAAGGAAACCATCAAAAAATTTTATGTGAAGAAGCAAGATATCAGTGAAGGTAAAGACAGAGGTCTTAGGTCACCTGTCAATCATGGGACTCACAAGAAATCAAATGGTTCTTCAGACATGTCAAGAAACAAGAATCAGCGTTCCAGGTTGAGCTGTGATGAGCAGAAAAGTAATAGTCGGTTAAAGAAGCCTGGTGACGCTAGTAAACGAAGT CCCAAGAAGAAAATTCAGCAACGAGACAATAACTCAAGTTCCTCACAGGACGCAAGTGGATCAGTAAACCAACTTTCTGCAGAGGAAACCACTTCTTCGGAGCTTCACATTCAAG GCCATTGTGACAGCGGAGAAGTTCCTTCTTGTGCTCCCACAATTCAGCAAGAGACCTCTCTTAGATCATTCTTATCCAACTCCTCAGATTTCATCAGCTACGCAGAGAATCTTTTCGACTTCAACACCAACACTAACAGAAGCCAAGAAAAAACCTGTCAGGATAGAGACAGCAATGTAATCTCAGACCAAAGACTGGCACTAGACTTTGCCAAAGAAGTAGCCAGACGCAGAAGCCTTCTTCTCATTACAGAACCAACTTGTCTCCTGAGAAGCTCTTTGCACATTGATGAGTTGCTAATGGAAGTCTGTGATGGGTTTGACTCCCTTAGAAGTTACAGAGACACGTTTTTAAATCAGAGCAGCTTCGTTAAAGAGAGCATACACATGGTCTTGGAGAAGGATCTATTTAGTAAGAAAAAAGAGATGACAAGTGGAGTTTGGGATTTGGGTTGGAGAAGTGAGTTTCAGATCGATGAAACTCATCAAGCTGTAGTTGACTTAGAGAAACTCATCTTGTCTGGTCTGATCCAAGAAATTTTCTCTTAA
- the LOC108860568 gene encoding LOW QUALITY PROTEIN: rho guanine nucleotide exchange factor 8 (The sequence of the model RefSeq protein was modified relative to this genomic sequence to represent the inferred CDS: substituted 2 bases at 2 genomic stop codons): MVAALERGLSASKSFHFKRMFDSSSTKHQQPQTIVVEKGDSHLVESKTPKSENSDSLSESPVESIPPMISPLNRPGKRPDRQQADTEMMKDRFAKLLLGEDMSGGGKGVSSALALSNAITNLAGTSFSFNEARSFLDFCIFXXWYNRFSASIFGEQTKLQPMPQDRQARWKKEIDWLLSVTDHIVEFVPSQQTSKDGVCTEIMVTRQRGDLLMNIPALRKLDTMLIDTLDNFKGHNEFYYVSRDSEEGKQASNARSNDKWWLPPVKVPPGGLSEPARRMLYYQKDSVTQVQKAAMAINAQVLSEMAIPESYIDSLPKNGRASLGDSIYKSITEEWFDPEQFLSMLDMSTEHKVLDLKNKIEASVVIWKRKLHVKDSKSSWGSAVSLEKRELFEERAETILILLKQKFPGLPQSSLDISKIQFNKDVGQAVLESYSRILESLAYTVMSRIEDVLYTDSLAQKQTLMAEETSDGGRTTETDSESAGSSNSGEETEKLDPRYSKTLLDFMGWSDNSSKSSDKPTKSPGLTPKKFSYLENLNGFRSPKARH, from the exons ATGGTTGCAGCGTTGGAACGAGGACTAAGCGCTTCCAAGTCATTCCATTTCAAAAGAATGTTTGATTCATCATCGACAAAACATCAGCAACCACAAACAATTGTTGTGGAGAAGGGAGATTCACATCTTGTTGAATCCAAAACGCCTAAAAGCGAAAACTCCGATAGCTTGTCAGAAAGCCCCGTTGAGAGCATTCCTCCGATGATTTCTCCTCTTAATCGGCCAGGAAAACGACCTGATAGACAACAAGCAG ATACGGAGATGATGAAGGACAGGTTCGCGAAATTACTTCTTGGAGAAGATATGTctggtggtggaaaaggagtATCTTCTGCTTTGGCTCTTTCCAACGCCATCACAAATCTCGCTGGtacatctttttcttttaatgaagCAAGGTCTTTTCTTGATTTTTGTATATTCTGATGATGGTACAATCGGTTTTCAGCGTCTATATTCGGAGAACAAACAAAGCTACAACCAATGCCGCAAGATAGACAAGCTCGGTGGAAGAAAGAGATTGATTGGTTGTTGTCTGTGACCGATCACATCGTCGAGTTTGTTCCTTCTCAGCAAACGAGCAAAGATGGAGTTTGCACCGAG ATTATGGTGACAAGACAAAGAGGTGATCTTCTCATGAACATCCCAGCCTTGAGAAAACTCGACACCATGCTCATC GATACACTTGACAATTTCAAAGGACACAATGAGTTTTATTATGTGTCAAGAGATTCAGAAGAAGGGAAACAAGCAAGTAATGCTAGGTCAAACGATAAATGGTGGCTTCCTCCGGTGAAAGTTCCTCCAGGCGGTTTATCTGAACCGGCTCGGAGAATGCTTTACTACCAGAAAGATTCAGTCACTCAGGTCCAAAAAGCTGCAATGGCCATTAATGCTCAAGTCCTCTCCGAAATGGCAATACCCGAGAGCTATATCGACTCTCTCCCAAAG AACGGAAGAGCTAGTCTTGGGGACTCGATCTACAAGAGCATAACAGAGGAGTGGTTTGATCCAGAGCAGTTTTTGTCAATGTTGGACATGTCCACAGAACACAAAGTGTTGGATTTAAAGAATAAGATTGAGGCATCTGTTGTGATATGGAAGAGGAAGCTTCACGTAAAGGACAGCAAATCTTCTTGGGGATCAGCAGTTAGCTTGGAGAAAAGAGAATTGTTCGAAGAGAGAGCAGAGACCATCTTGATCTTACTCAAACAGAAATTTCCCGGTCTTCCTCAATCTTCACTTGACATCTCCAAGATTCAGTTTAACAAG GACGTTGGACAAGCGGTGTTGGAGAGTTACTCGAGGATACTTGAGAGCTTGGCTTACACGGTGATGTCTAGGATAGAAGATGTTCTTTACACAGATTCTTTGGCACAAAAGCAAACTTTAATGGCTGAAGAAACATCAGATGGTGGGAGAACAACAGAAACGGATTCAGAGTCAGCGGGATCTTCTAACTCGGGAGAAGAAACCGAGAAGCTTGACCCACGCTACTCTAAGACCTTGCTAGATTTCATGGGTTGGAGTGACAATAGTTCCAAAAGCAGCGATAAACCTACTAAATCCCCAGGTCTTACGCCGAAAAAGTTCTCCTACTTGGAAAATTTGAATGGTTTTAGAAGTCCCAAAGCCAGACATTGA